A stretch of Saccharomyces cerevisiae S288C chromosome IV, complete sequence DNA encodes these proteins:
- the SOR2 gene encoding L-iditol 2-dehydrogenase SOR2 (Sorbitol dehydrogenase; protein sequence is 99% identical to the Sor1p sorbitol dehydrogenase), producing the protein MSQNSNPAVVLEKVGDIAIEQRPIPTIKDPHYVKLAIKATGICGSDIHYYRSGGIGKYILKAPMVLGHESSGQVVEVGDAVTRVKVGDRVAIEPGVPSRYSDETKEGSYNLCPHMAFAATPPIDGTLVKYYLSPEDFLVKLPEGVSYEEGACVEPLSVGVHSNKLAGVRFGTKVVVFGAGPVGLLTGAVARAFGATDVIFVDVFDNKLQRAKDFGATNTFNSSQFSTDKAQDLADGVQKLLGGNHADVVFECSGADVCIDAAVKTTKVGGTMVQVGMGKNYTNFPIAEVSGKEMKLIGCFRYSFGDYRDAVNLVATGKVNVKPLITHKFKFEDAAKAYDYNIAHGGEVVKTIIFGPE; encoded by the coding sequence atgtctCAAAATAGTAACCCTGCAGTAGTTCTAGAGAAAGTCGGCGATATTGCCATCGAGCAAAGACCAATCCCTACCATTAAGGACCCCCATTATGTCAAGTTAGCTATTAAAGCCACTGGTATCTGCGGCTCTGATATTCATTATTATAGAAGCGGTGGTATTGGTAAGTACATATTGAAGGCGCCAATGGTTTTAGGTCATGAATCAAGCGGACAGGTTGTGGAAGTTGGTGATGCCGTCACAAGGGTCAAAGTTGGTGACCGTGTTGCTATTGAACCTGGTGTTCCTAGCCGTTACTCTGATGAGACCAAAGAAGGGAGCTATAACCTTTGCCCACATATGGCATTTGCTGCAACTCCTCCAATTGATGGTACTCTTGTGAAGTACTATTTATCTCCAGAAGATTTCCTTGTGAAATTGCCAGAAGGCGTCAGTTATGAAGAGGGCGCTTGTGTCGAACCCTTATCAGTCGGTGTACACTCTAATAAATTGGCTGGGGTCCGCTTTGGTACCAAAGTTGTTGTATTTGGTGCAGGTCCTGTGGGGCTTTTAACTGGCGCAGTCGCCCGCGCTTTTGGTGCCACCGACGTCATTTTCGTCGATGTATTCGACAACAAGCTACAGAGAGCAAAAGATTTCGGAGCCACAAACACTTTCAATTCTTCCCAGTTTTCCACCGATAAAGCCCAAGACTTGGCCGATGGGGTCCAAAAGCTTTTGGGCGGAAATCACGCAGATGTGGTGTTTGAGTGTTCAGGTGCTGATGTTTGCATTGATGCCGCTGTCAAAACAACTAAGGTTGGAGGTACCATGGTGCAAGTCGGTATGGGTAAAAACTACACTAATTTTCCAATTGCTGAAGTTAGTGGAAAGGAAATGAAATTGATTGGATGTTTCCGTTATTCATTCGGTGATTATCGTGACGCTGTGAACTTGGTTGCCACAGGAAAAGTCAATGTCAAGCCATTGATAACCCAcaaatttaaatttgaagatgcAGCCAAGGCTTACGACTACAACATTGCCCATGGTGGAGAGGTAGTCAAGACTATTATCTTTGGTCCTGAATGA
- a CDS encoding uncharacterized protein (hypothetical protein; conserved across S. cerevisiae strains) — MNLEESQSNRGTLNIKKILVIVCMTNKICKHLIQSLLLSKRRLVSVLFDNYQGDMKLRSSPSAIPLVPSTKILQAMEARNDIVDSLIINSHATESDRRTLGDHEVRQCEDTNFGFKI, encoded by the coding sequence ATGAATTTAGAAGAGAGCCAATCAAATAGGGGTACGCttaatattaaaaaaatattagtAATTGTTTGTATGACGAATAAAATTTGTAAGCACCTGATCCAATCCTTATTATTGAGCAAGAGACGTCTTGTTTCTGTACTCTTTGATAACTATCAAGGCGACATGAAACTAAGGTCATCTCCATCTGCCATTCCTCTAGTTCCGTCAACGAAAATTCTTCAAGCTATGGAGGCCCGGAACGACATTGTTGACAGTCTGATCATCAATAGTCACGCAACGGAAAGTGATCGCCGGACTTTAGGAGACCATGAGGTTAGACAATGTGAGGATACCAACTTCggcttcaaaatttga
- the THI13 gene encoding 4-amino-5-hydroxymethyl-2-methylpyrimidine phosphate synthase (Protein involved in synthesis of the thiamine precursor HMP; member of a subtelomeric gene family including THI5, THI11, THI12, and THI13; hydroxymethylpyrimidine is also known as HMP), with amino-acid sequence MSTDKITFLLNWQPTPYHIPIFLAQTKGYFKEQGLDIAILEPTNPSDVTELIGSGKVDMGLKAMIHTLAAKARGFPVTSVASLLDEPFTGVLYLKGSGITEDFQSLKGKKIGYVGEFGKIQIDELTKHYGMKPEDYTAVRCGMNVAKYIIEGKIDAGIGIECMQQVELEEYLAKQGRPASDAKMLRIDKLACLGCCCFCTVLYICNDEFLKKNPEKVRKFLKAIKKATDYVLADPVKAWKEYIDFKPQLNNDLSYKQYQRCYAYFSSSLYNVHRDWKKVTGYGKRLAILPPDYVSNYTNEYLSWPEPEEVSDPLEAQRLMAIHQEKCRQEGTFKRLALPA; translated from the coding sequence ATGTCTACAGACAAGATCACATTTTTGTTGAACTGGCAACCAACCCCATACCATATTCCAATTTTCTTGGCTCAAACCAAAGGTTACTTCAAGGAGCAAGGTCTAGACATTGCCATCCTAGAACCAACCAATCCTTCGGATGTCACTGAGTTAATTGGATCTGGTAAGGTCGACATGGGTTTGAAAGCCATGATCCACACCTTGGCTGCCAAGGCCCGTGGTTTCCCAGTGACCTCTGTTGCCTCTTTGTTGGACGAACCATTCACCGGTGTCTTGTACTTAAAGGGCAGTGGTATCACTGAAGACTTCCAGTCCCTAAAGGGCAAGAAGATCGGTTACGTTGGTGAATTTGGTAAGATCCAAATCGATGAATTGACCAAGCACTACGGTATGAAGCCAGAAGACTACACCGCTGTCAGATGTGGTATGAATGTCGCCAAGTACATCATTGAAGGTAAGATCGATGCCGGTATCGGTATCGAATGTATGCAACAAGTTGAATTGGAAGAATACTTGGCTAAGCAAGGTAGACCAGCTTCTGATGCTAAAATGTTGAGAATTGACAAGTTGGCTTGCTTGGGTTGCTGTTGTTTCTGTACCGTTCTTTACATCTGCAAcgatgaatttttgaagaagaaccCTGAAAAGGTCAGAAAGTTCTTGAAAGCCATCAAGAAGGCAACCGACTACGTTCTAGCCGACCCTGTGAAGGCTTGGAAAGAATACATCGACTTCAAGCCTCAATTGAACAACGATCTATCCTACAAGCAATATCAAAGATGTTACGCTTACTTCTCTTCATCTTTGTACAATGTTCACCGTGACTGGAAGAAGGTTACCGGTTACGGTAAGAGATTAGCCATTCTGCCACCAGACTATGTCTCGAACTACACTAATGAATACCTGTCCTGGCCAGAACCAGAAGAGGTTTCTGATCCTTTGGAAGCCCAAAGATTGATGGCTattcatcaagaaaaatgcaGACAGGAAGGTACTTTCAAGAGATTGGCTCTTCCAGCTTAA
- the HXT15 gene encoding hexose transporter HXT15 (Putative transmembrane polyol transporter; supports growth on and uptake of mannitol, sorbitol and xylitol with moderate affinity when overexpressed in a strain deleted for hexose family members; minor hexose transport activity when overexpressed in a similar strain; similarity to hexose transporters; expression is induced by low levels of glucose and repressed by high levels of glucose), with translation MASEQSSPEINADNLNSSAADVHVQPPGEKEWSDGFYDKEVINGNTPDAPKRGFLGYLIIYLLCYPVSFGGFLPGWDSGITAGFINMDNFKMNFGSYKHSTGEYYLSNVRMGLLVAMFSVGCSIGGVAFARLADTLGRRLAIVIVVLVYMVGAIIQISSNHKWYQYFVGKIIYGLGAGGCSVLCPMLLSEIAPTDLRGGLVSLYQLNMTFGIFLGYCSVYGTRKYSNTAQWRIPVGLCFLWALIIIVGMLLVPESPRYLIECERHEEACVSIAKINKVSPEDPWVLKQADEINAGVLAQRELGEASWKELFSVKTKVLQRLITGILVQTFLQLTGENYFFFYGTTIFKSVGLTDGFETSIVLGTVNFFSTIIAVMVVDKIGRRKCLLFGAASMMACMVIFASIGVKCLYPHGQDGPSSKGAGNAMIVFTCFYIFCFATTWAPVAYIVVAESFPSKVKSKAMSISTAFNWLWQFLIGFFTPFITGSIHFYYGYVFVGCLVAMFLYVFFFLPETIGLSLEEIQLLYEEGIKPWKSASWVPPSRRGASSRETEAKKKSWKEVLKFPKSFN, from the coding sequence atggcaagcGAACAGTCCTCACCAGAAATTAATGCAGATAATCTAAACAGTAGTGCAGCTGACGTTCATGTACAGCCACCCGGAGAGAAAGAATGGTCAGACGGGTTTTATGACAAAGAAGTCATTAATGGAAATACGCCAGACGCACCGAAGAGAGGCTTTTTAGGTTACCTTATTATCTACTTACTATGCTATCCTGTATCCTTTGGCGGTTTTTTACCTGGTTGGGATAGTGGTATTACTGCAGGCTTCATCAATATGGATAACTTtaaaatgaattttggttCTTACAAGCACAGTACTGGTGAGTATTATTTGAGCAACGTGCGTATGGGTCTTCTCGTGGCCATGTTCAGTGTAGGATGTTCCATTGGCGGTGTTGCTTTTGCGAGACTTGCTGATACTTTAGGTAGAAGGCTAGCAATTGTAATCGTGGTTTTGGTATATATGGTTGGTGCAATTATTCAGATCAGTTCGAATCACAAATGGTACCAATACTTTGTCGGTAAGATCATCTACGGTCTTGGTGCTGGTGGCTGTTCGGTGTTGTGTCCAATGCTTTTATCTGAAATAGCCCCCACAGATTTGAGAGGTGGACTTGTCTCATTGTACCAACTTAACATGACCTTCGGTATTTTCTTGGGTTATTGTAGCGTTTATGGAACAAGGAAGTATAGTAATACTGCGCAATGGAGGATTCCTGTGGGACTATGCTTTCTGTGGGCTCTAATTATCATCGTTGGCATGTTATTAGTTCCAGAGTCCCCAAGATATCTGATTGAATGTGAGAGACATGAAGAGGCCTGTGTCTCCATCGCCAAGATCAACAAGGTTTCACCAGAGGATCCATGGGTACTCAAACAGGCTGATGAAATCAACGCCGGTGTCCTTGCCCAAAGAGAACTAGGGGAAGCCTCATGGAAAGAACTTTTCTCCGTCAAAACAAAAGTCCTTCAACGTTTGATCACAGGTATTCTTGTGCAAACCTTTTTGCAACTTACTGGTGAAAActacttcttcttctacgGAACtaccattttcaaatcagTTGGGCTTACTGATGGGTTTGAGACTTCGATCGTCCTAGGTACAGTGAATTTCTTCTCCACTATTATTGCTGTTATGGTCGTAGACAAAATAGGCCGTCGTAAATGTCTGTTATTCGGAGCGGCTTCAATGATGGCTTGTATGGTCATATTTGCAAGTATCGGGGTAAAATGTCTTTACCCTCATGGCCAGGATGGTCCATCCTCGAAAGGTGCAGGTAATGCCATGATTGTGTTCACATGCTTCTATATATTCTGCTTTGCAACGACATGGGCCCCTGTTGCTTATATTGTGGTTGCCGAGTCATTCCCTTCGAAGGTCAAATCTAAAGCAATGTCAATTTCGACTGCATTCAACTGGTTATGGCAATTCTTGATTGGTTTTTTCACACCATTCATTACTGGGTCTATCCACTTCTATTATGGTTATGTGTTCGTAGGTTGTTTGGTTGCTATGTTTTTGTacgttttcttctttttaccaGAAACAATTGGTCTATCTTTGGAGGAAATCCAGTTACTATATGAAGAAGGTATAAAACCATGGAAATCTGCATCTTGGGTACCACCCTCAAGGAGAGGAGCTTCTTCCAGGGAAACTGAGGCTAAGAAGAAAAGCTGGAAAGAAGTTTTGAAGTTCCCAAAGAGTTTTAATTGA
- the AAD4 gene encoding putative aryl-alcohol dehydrogenase (Putative aryl-alcohol dehydrogenase; involved in oxidative stress response; similar to P. chrysosporium aryl-alcohol dehydrogenase; expression induced in cells treated with the mycotoxin patulin; members of the AAD gene family comprise three pairs (AAD3 + AAD15, AAD6/AAD16 + AAD4, AAD10 + AAD14) whose two genes are more related to one another than to other members of the family): MGSMNKEQAFELLDAFYEAGGNCIDTANSYQNEESEIWIGEWMKSRKLRDQIVIATKFTGDYKKYEVGGGKSANYCGNHKHSLHVSVRDSLRKLQTDWIDILYVHWWDYMSSIEEVMDSLHILVQQGKVLYLGVSDTPAWVVSAANYYATSHGKTPFSIYQGKWNVLNRDFERDIIPMARHFGMALAPWDVMGGGRFQSKKAMEERKKNGEGLRTVSGTSKQTDKEVKISEALAKVAEEHGTESVTAIAIAYVRSKAKNVFPLVGGRKIEHLKQNIEALSIKLTPEQIEYLESIIPFDVGFPTNFIGDDPAVTKKASLLTAMSAQISFD; the protein is encoded by the coding sequence ATGGGCTCTATGAATAAGGAACAGGCTTTTGAACTTCTTGATGCTTTTTATGAAGCAGGAGGTAATTGCATTGATACTGCAAACAGTTACCAAAATGAAGAGTCAGAGATTTGGATAGGTGAATGgatgaaatcaagaaagTTGCGTGACCAAATTGTAATTGCCACCAAGTTTACCGGAGATTATAAGAAGTATGAAGTAGGTGGCGGTAAAAGTGCCAACTATTGTGGTAATCACAAGCATAGTTTACATGTGAGTGTGAGGGATTCTCTCCGCAAATTGCAAACTGATTGGATTGATATACTTTACGTTCACTGGTGGGATTATATGAGTTCAATCGAAGAAGTTATGGATAGTTTGCATATTTTAGTTCAGCAGGGCAAAGTCCTCTATTTGGGTGTGTCTGATACACCTGCTTGGGTTGTTTCTGCGGCAAACTACTACGCCACATCTCATGGGAAAACTCCTTTTAGTATCTATCAAGGTAAATGGAATGTGTTGAACAGGGACTTTGAGCGCGATATCATTCCAATGGCCAGACATTTTGGTATGGCTCTAGCCCCATGGGATGTTATGGGAGGTGGAAGATTTCAGAGTAAAAAAGCAATGGAGGAACGGAAGAAGAATGGAGAGGGTCTGCGTACTGTTTCGGGTACTTCTAAACAGACGGATAAAGAGGTTAAGATCAGTGAAGCATTGGCCAAGGTTGCTGAGGAACATGGCACTGAGTCTGTTACTGCTATTGCTATTGCCTATGTTCGCTCTAAGGCGAAAAATGTTTTCCCATTGGTTGGTGGAAGGAAAATTGAACACCTCAAACAGAACATTGAGGCTTTAAGTATCAAACTGACACCAGAACAGATAGAATACTTAGAAAGTATTATTCCTTTTGATGTTGGTTTTCCTACTAATTTTATCGGTGATGATCCGGCTGTTACCAAGAAGGCTTCACTTCTCACGGCAATGTCTGCGCAGATTTCCTTCGATTAA
- the MPH2 gene encoding alpha-glucoside permease (Alpha-glucoside permease; transports maltose, maltotriose, alpha-methylglucoside, and turanose; almost identical to Mph3p; encoded in a subtelomeric position in a region likely to have undergone duplication): protein MKNLSFLINRRKENTSDSNVYPGKAKSHEPSWIEMDDQTKKDGLDIVHVEFSPDTRAPSDSNKVITEIFDATEDAKEADESERGMPLATALNTYPKAAAWSLLVSTTLIMEGYDTAILGAFYALPIFQRKFGSQNDKTGEWEISASWQIGLTLCYMAGEIVGLQLTGPSVDLVGNRYTLIIALFFLAAFTFILYFCNSLGMIAVGQALCGMPWGCFQCLTVSYASEICPLALRYYLTTYSNLCWLFGQLFAAGIMKNSQKKYADSELGYKLPFALQWILPVPLALGIFFAPESPWWLVKKGRFDEARRSLRRTLSGKGPEKEILVTLEVDKIKVTIDKEKRLTSKEGSYSDCFEDKINRRRTRITCLCWAGQATCGSILIGYSTYFYEKAGVSTEMSFTFSIIQYCLGICATFLSWWASKYFGRYDLYAFGLAFQTIVFFIIGGLGCSSTHGSKMGSGSLLMAVAFFYNLGIAPVVFCLVSEMPSSRLRTKTIILARNTYNVVSIICSVLILYQLNSKKWNWGAKSGFFWGVLCFCTLIWAVVDLPETAGKTFVEINELFKLGVSARKFKSTKVDPFVVKTPLKTSLITTPREISKLPLQRNSNVSHHL, encoded by the coding sequence ATGAAAAACTTATCTTTTCTCATAAACagaagaaaggaaaatacaAGTGACTCGAATGTATACCCAGGAAAGGCTAAGTCGCATGAACCCAGCTGGATAGAAATGGATGATCAAACTAAGAAGGACGGCTTAGATATTGTTCATGTTGAGTTCAGTCCGGATACAAGAGCGCCAAGCGATAGCAATAAAGTAATAACAGAGATATTTGACGCTACTGAGGATGCCAAGGAGGCAGACGAAAGTGAAAGAGGAATGCCACTTGCGACAGCATTGAATACATATCCCAAGGCAGCAGCTTGGTCACTATTGGTCTCTACAACTTTAATCATGGAAGGGTACGACACAGCTATTCTTGGAGCTTTCTACGCCTTGCCTATTTTTCAGAGAAAGTTTGGCTCACAAAATGACAAAACTGGAGAATGGGAAATTTCAGCGTCATGGCAAATCGGGCTGACCTTATGTTATATGGCAGGTGAAATTGTGGGGCTACAGCTAACGGGGCCCTCCGTGGATCTTGTTGGAAATCGTTACACATTGATTATTgcattgttttttttagctGCCTTCACTTTTATACTGTACTTTTGCAATAGTTTAGGCATGATTGCTGTGGGACAAGCATTGTGCGGGATGCCATGGGGTTGTTTTCAGTGTTTGACGGTGTCTTACGCTTCTGAAATATGCCCATTGGCTCTGAGATATTACCTTACAACCTATTCAAACTTGTGCTGGTTATTTGGACAACTTTTTGCAGCTGGAatcatgaaaaattctcaaaaaaaatatgcgGATTCAGAATTAGGATATAAACTACCATTTGCCCTACAGTGGATTTTGCCAGTTCCTTTAGCACtgggaattttttttgcaccTGAATCTCCATGGTGGCTAgttaaaaaaggaaggtTTGATGAGGCAAGGAGATCACTTAGAAGAACTTTAAGCGGCAAGGGAcctgaaaaagaaatactaGTAACTCTGGAGGTGgacaaaataaaagtgaCTATAGATAAGGAAAAGAGACTCACAAGTAAAGAAGGCTCCTATAGTGATTGTTTTGAAGACAAGATTAATCGAAGAAGAACGAGAATTACTTGTCTCTGCTGGGCTGGTCAAGCCACTTGTGGTTCAATACTAATAGGTTATTCAACTTACTTTTACGAAAAGGCTGGCGTTAGTACTGAAATGTCCTTCACTTTTAGTATTATTCAATACTGTCTCGGTATTTGTGCTACATTTCTATCTTGGTGGGCGTCAAAGTATTTTGGTAGATATGACCTTTACGCTTTTGGACTAGCCTTCCAAaccattgtttttttcattattggCGGTTTGGGGTGCTCAAGTACGCACGGTTCCAAAATGGGAAGTGGTTCTCTTTTAATGGCTGtagcatttttttacaatttaGGAATTGCCCCGGTCGTTTTTTGCCTAGTCTCTGAAATGCCATCTTCAAGACTAAGAACGAAAACAATCATTCTAGCACGTAACACTTATAATGTGGTCAGTATCATATGTAGCGTTCTCATCTTATACCAACTGAACTCTAAGAAGTGGAACTGGGGCGCTAAGTCAGGCTTTTTCTGGGGTGTCTTATGCTTTTGTACTTTAATCTGGGCTGTGGTTGACCTACCAGAAACTGCCGGAAAGACTTTCGTGGAAATAAATGAGTTATTTAAACTTGGAGTTTCTGCAAGAAAGTTCAAATCGACGAAAGTAGATCCGTTTGTTGTCAAAACCCCCCTAAAGACGTCTCTCATAACGACCCCAAGGGAGATATCGAAGCTTCCATTGCAGAGGAATAGCAATGTATCCCATCACCTATGA